The following are encoded in a window of Bradyrhizobium sp. WBOS07 genomic DNA:
- a CDS encoding glutamate synthase subunit beta yields the protein MGKITGFLEIERRDRKYTPVAERVKHYKEFVVPLSEKEVRDQAARCMNCGIPYCHGTGSVAPGTPGCPVNNQIPDWNDLVYQGNWEEASRNLHSTNNFPEFTGRICPAPCEASCTLNIDDNPVTIKTIECAIVDRAWDNGWLKPEVAAHKTGKKVAVIGAGPAGMACAQQLARAGHDVHVYEKYAKAGGLLRYGIPDFKMEKGVIDRRVTQMEAEGVTFHYGSHVGADGNVDPREMLNEYDAVALTGGAEAPRDLPIPGRELAGIHYAMDFLPQQNRRVSNEPLGGVQEILAGGKHVVVIGGGDTGSDCIGTSLRQGALSVTQLEIMPAPPERENKGLTWPNWPLKMRTSSSQAEGAVREYAVLTQKFSGEDGQVKKLHCVHVDDKFKPIPGTEFELQADLVLLAMGFVHPVHEGLLKLLSVELDPRGNVKANTLDYQTSRPNVFTAGDMRRGQSLVVWAIREGRLCARSIDTFLTGKTDLPR from the coding sequence ATGGGCAAGATCACGGGTTTTCTCGAAATCGAACGGCGCGACCGCAAGTACACCCCGGTCGCCGAGCGCGTGAAGCATTACAAGGAATTCGTCGTTCCCCTCTCCGAGAAGGAGGTGCGCGACCAGGCGGCGCGCTGCATGAATTGCGGCATTCCCTATTGCCACGGCACCGGCTCGGTGGCGCCCGGCACGCCCGGCTGCCCGGTCAACAACCAGATCCCCGACTGGAACGACCTCGTCTATCAGGGCAATTGGGAAGAAGCCTCGCGCAACCTGCACTCCACCAACAATTTCCCGGAGTTCACGGGCCGCATCTGCCCGGCGCCGTGCGAAGCCTCCTGCACGCTCAACATCGACGACAACCCGGTCACCATCAAGACCATCGAATGCGCCATCGTCGACCGCGCCTGGGACAATGGCTGGCTCAAGCCTGAGGTCGCCGCGCACAAGACCGGCAAGAAGGTCGCCGTGATCGGCGCAGGACCGGCCGGCATGGCCTGCGCCCAACAGCTGGCGCGTGCCGGCCACGACGTCCACGTCTACGAGAAGTACGCCAAGGCCGGCGGACTGCTGCGCTACGGCATCCCCGACTTCAAGATGGAGAAGGGCGTCATCGACCGCCGCGTCACCCAAATGGAGGCCGAAGGCGTCACCTTCCATTACGGCAGCCATGTCGGCGCGGACGGCAATGTCGATCCGCGCGAGATGCTCAACGAGTACGACGCGGTGGCGCTGACCGGCGGCGCGGAAGCCCCGCGCGACCTGCCGATCCCCGGCCGCGAGCTCGCCGGCATCCACTACGCCATGGATTTCCTGCCGCAGCAGAACCGCCGCGTCTCGAATGAGCCGCTCGGCGGCGTCCAGGAGATTCTGGCCGGCGGCAAGCACGTCGTCGTCATCGGCGGCGGCGACACCGGATCTGACTGCATCGGCACCTCGCTGCGCCAGGGCGCGCTCTCGGTGACCCAGCTCGAGATCATGCCGGCTCCGCCCGAGCGCGAGAACAAGGGCCTGACCTGGCCGAACTGGCCGCTGAAGATGCGGACCTCCTCCAGCCAGGCCGAAGGCGCGGTGCGCGAATACGCCGTGCTGACCCAGAAGTTTTCCGGCGAGGACGGCCAAGTCAAGAAGCTGCACTGCGTGCACGTCGACGACAAGTTCAAGCCGATCCCCGGCACCGAGTTCGAGCTCCAGGCCGATCTCGTCCTGCTCGCGATGGGCTTCGTCCATCCCGTGCACGAAGGCCTCTTGAAGCTGCTCTCGGTCGAGCTCGACCCCCGCGGCAACGTCAAGGCCAACACGCTGGACTACCAGACCTCGCGCCCCAACGTGTTCACCGCCGGCGACATGCGGCGTGGCCAGTCGCTGGTGGTGTGGGCCATTCGAGAGGGCCGGCTGTGTGCAAGGTCGATCGATACGTTTTTGACGGGGAAGACGGATCTGCCGCGCTGA
- a CDS encoding carboxymuconolactone decarboxylase family protein: MSPSMPRIAPLTPPYPPEIQGQFDRIMRGAPPLLLFRVMAGHGRAWDKFRAGGLLDPGPLSLRQREIVIDRTCALNKCEYEWGVHVAVFAGPAKLTEEEVRATVQGDAMSACWSAAEQALIAAVDALHHRATLGDEEFAALSTHYDEAQILEIMLLCGFYRTVSYLANGLHLPLEDKAARFPAAL, translated from the coding sequence ATGTCCCCATCCATGCCGCGCATTGCGCCGCTCACCCCGCCTTATCCCCCGGAGATCCAGGGGCAGTTCGACCGCATCATGCGCGGCGCGCCGCCGCTGCTGCTGTTCCGGGTGATGGCGGGCCACGGCCGCGCTTGGGACAAGTTTCGCGCCGGCGGCTTGCTCGATCCCGGCCCGCTCTCGCTGCGCCAGCGCGAGATCGTCATCGACCGCACCTGTGCGCTGAACAAGTGCGAGTATGAATGGGGTGTGCATGTCGCCGTCTTCGCCGGGCCGGCGAAGCTCACCGAGGAGGAAGTGCGCGCGACCGTCCAAGGCGATGCGATGTCGGCCTGCTGGTCAGCGGCGGAGCAGGCCCTGATCGCAGCCGTCGACGCACTACATCATCGAGCGACGCTGGGTGACGAGGAATTCGCCGCGCTGTCGACGCATTACGACGAGGCGCAGATCCTGGAGATCATGCTGCTGTGCGGATTCTATCGCACAGTGTCGTACCTGGCGAACGGGCTGCATTTGCCGCTGGAGGACAAGGCGGCAAGATTTCCGGCCGCACTCTAA
- a CDS encoding helix-turn-helix domain-containing protein has product MAKQADTRTPRVRGSRTGRPIMALLDLLGRRWSLRILWELRGGPLTSRALRTACDEASPTVLQARLTELREAGFVELGEGGGYGLTALGRDLCEMVMPLHRFAERWKR; this is encoded by the coding sequence ATGGCCAAGCAGGCAGACACGAGGACGCCCCGGGTCCGGGGATCGCGCACCGGACGGCCGATCATGGCGCTGCTCGACCTGCTCGGCCGGCGCTGGAGCCTGCGGATATTGTGGGAATTGCGCGGCGGGCCCCTCACCTCCCGCGCATTGCGCACCGCCTGCGACGAGGCCTCGCCGACGGTGCTGCAGGCACGGCTGACGGAGCTGCGCGAGGCGGGATTCGTCGAGCTTGGCGAAGGCGGAGGTTATGGACTGACGGCGCTGGGACGGGACCTCTGCGAGATGGTCATGCCGCTGCACCGCTTTGCGGAGCGGTGGAAGAGGTAG
- a CDS encoding SIS domain-containing protein gives MPSSKPLMTASSGPLPDSVESALRTLETESGGINALAAALRGPLGETFAKAVEMIRNAKGRVIVTGLGKSGHMGRKIAATLASTGTPAFFVHAAEAGHGDLGMITTDDVIMALSWSGEQPEMKNLVNYSARFAIPMIAVTSNASSSLGQAADIVIELPKAREACPHNLAPTTSTLMQAAIGDAIAIALLEGRGFTALEFAHFHPGGKLGAMLKFVRDYMRTGAEIPVKPLGTKMSDAVIEMSAKGLGCVCIVNEAGGIAGIITDGDLRRHINMRPDLLTMAVDDIMTRQPKTVPPSMLATEMIEVLNTRKITTLVVTEAGKVVGIVHLHDLLRAGVA, from the coding sequence ATGCCGAGTTCGAAACCGCTGATGACCGCATCATCCGGCCCCCTCCCCGACAGCGTCGAATCCGCGCTCCGCACCCTGGAGACGGAGAGCGGCGGCATCAACGCGCTCGCAGCCGCCCTGCGCGGCCCGCTGGGCGAGACCTTTGCCAAAGCGGTCGAGATGATCCGCAACGCCAAGGGCCGCGTCATCGTCACCGGGCTCGGCAAATCCGGCCATATGGGGCGCAAGATCGCCGCGACGCTGGCCTCGACCGGGACGCCCGCCTTTTTCGTGCACGCCGCCGAGGCCGGCCATGGCGATCTCGGCATGATCACCACCGACGACGTCATCATGGCGCTGTCCTGGTCCGGCGAGCAGCCGGAGATGAAGAACCTCGTCAACTATTCGGCGCGCTTCGCCATTCCGATGATCGCGGTGACCTCGAACGCGTCGTCGTCGCTGGGCCAGGCCGCCGACATCGTCATCGAGTTGCCGAAGGCGCGCGAGGCCTGCCCGCACAATCTGGCGCCGACCACCTCGACGCTGATGCAGGCCGCGATCGGCGACGCGATCGCGATCGCGCTGCTCGAAGGCCGCGGCTTCACCGCGCTGGAGTTCGCGCATTTCCACCCCGGCGGCAAGCTGGGTGCGATGCTGAAATTCGTCCGCGACTACATGCGCACCGGCGCGGAAATCCCGGTCAAGCCGCTCGGCACCAAGATGTCGGACGCGGTGATCGAGATGTCGGCCAAGGGCCTCGGCTGCGTCTGCATCGTCAATGAGGCCGGCGGCATCGCGGGCATCATCACCGACGGCGATCTGCGCCGCCACATCAACATGCGGCCCGACCTGCTGACGATGGCGGTCGACGACATCATGACCAGGCAGCCGAAGACGGTGCCGCCCTCGATGCTCGCCACCGAGATGATCGAGGTGCTGAACACCCGCAAGATCACGACGCTGGTCGTCACCGAGGCGGGCAAGGTGGTCGGCATCGTGCATCTGCACGACCTGCTGCGGGCGGGCGTGGCCTGA
- a CDS encoding SPFH domain-containing protein, which yields MSGFDIFAIVLVLLVIVTLVAGVKTVPQGYDWTIERFGKYTQTLSPGLNLIVPYFDRVGRKINMMEQVIDIPEQEVITKDNATVTVDGVAFYQVFDAAKASYEVSNLTQAITVLTMTNIRSVMGSMDLDQVLSHRDEINERLLRVVDAAVSPWGVKVNRIEIKDIVPPADLVEAMGRQMKAERVKRADILAAEGQRQSEILRAEGAKQGQILQAEGRKEAAFRDAEARERSAEAEAKATQMVSEAIAKGDVAALNYFIADKYIKAFGQFAEAPNQKIIMLPIEATSMLGSLAGIGEIAKATFGESAASGSAAARRPGSVPPTGSTPPAVPPRQG from the coding sequence ATGAGCGGTTTCGATATCTTCGCGATTGTTCTGGTCCTGCTCGTCATCGTCACGCTGGTGGCCGGCGTGAAGACGGTGCCGCAGGGCTATGACTGGACCATCGAGCGGTTCGGCAAATACACGCAGACCCTGAGCCCCGGCCTCAATCTGATCGTGCCCTATTTCGATCGTGTCGGGCGCAAGATCAACATGATGGAGCAGGTGATCGACATTCCCGAGCAGGAGGTGATCACCAAGGACAACGCCACCGTGACGGTGGACGGTGTTGCCTTCTACCAGGTGTTCGACGCCGCGAAAGCCAGCTACGAGGTCTCCAACCTGACCCAAGCCATCACCGTCCTGACCATGACCAACATCCGCTCGGTGATGGGCTCGATGGACCTCGACCAGGTGCTGTCGCATCGTGACGAGATCAACGAGCGCCTGCTCCGCGTTGTCGATGCCGCGGTGTCGCCCTGGGGCGTCAAGGTCAACCGCATCGAGATCAAGGATATCGTGCCGCCCGCCGACCTCGTCGAGGCCATGGGCCGGCAGATGAAGGCCGAGCGCGTCAAGCGCGCCGACATCCTGGCGGCCGAAGGCCAGCGCCAGTCCGAGATCCTGCGCGCCGAGGGCGCCAAGCAGGGCCAGATCCTGCAGGCCGAAGGCCGCAAGGAAGCCGCGTTCCGCGACGCCGAGGCACGCGAACGTTCGGCGGAGGCGGAAGCGAAGGCCACGCAGATGGTGAGCGAAGCCATTGCCAAGGGCGACGTCGCCGCGTTGAACTATTTCATCGCCGACAAATATATCAAGGCGTTCGGACAGTTTGCGGAGGCGCCGAACCAGAAGATCATCATGCTGCCGATCGAGGCCACGAGCATGCTCGGTTCGCTCGCCGGCATCGGCGAGATCGCCAAGGCGACGTTCGGTGAGAGCGCGGCCTCCGGGTCCGCCGCCGCTCGCCGCCCCGGCTCGGTGCCCCCGACCGGGAGCACGCCGCCGGCGGTGCCGCCGCGGCAGGGATAG
- a CDS encoding NfeD family protein, whose amino-acid sequence MTDMFVSLGTWNWLIFGFILMALEVLAPGIFLLWLGLAALLVGLISFAVPTSWQLQLVMFALFAAAAVPVWRRLARPKPDASASPFLNKRAEALLGREFTLEKPIIDGSGTMRIGDTVWRVAGPDTPAGTRVKVVQVDGANLTVAAA is encoded by the coding sequence ATGACCGACATGTTCGTATCGCTCGGCACCTGGAACTGGCTGATCTTCGGCTTCATCCTGATGGCGCTGGAGGTGTTGGCGCCGGGCATATTCCTGCTCTGGCTTGGGCTCGCCGCCCTGCTGGTGGGGTTGATCTCGTTCGCCGTGCCCACGTCCTGGCAGCTGCAGCTGGTGATGTTCGCTTTGTTCGCCGCGGCCGCCGTGCCGGTGTGGCGCCGCCTGGCCCGGCCGAAGCCGGATGCGAGCGCCAGCCCCTTCCTCAACAAGCGCGCCGAGGCCTTACTCGGGCGTGAGTTCACGCTGGAGAAGCCGATCATCGACGGCAGCGGCACCATGCGCATCGGCGACACCGTGTGGCGCGTGGCAGGCCCCGACACGCCCGCGGGAACGCGGGTGAAGGTGGTGCAGGTGGATGGTGCCAACCTGACGGTCGCCGCGGCGTAG
- a CDS encoding outer membrane beta-barrel protein gives MGSSPGTGRSKRAQFLRAALPCLVPCLVLTALETTPAAAQSLTPDLFNPNRGGFASPETLPTRRTAGVPQAPSDALPALPDPSADPRKAREKPAASRIGQVPTYGLPAATGASGSGYDSLNRKRQQPKLYPGQPKPKRAAGPGSPVPTTAPPPATLGLPKIAPPPSASANKAPVPAAMAGTVPGQPLRRRLKADDDPFGAVGDYAGSFLIKGGLELSTGYDTNPTRLNRPVGSPVYVVAPDLLVMSDWERHALVADLRGSFSGYTNNMPATINGLASPSPVEANRPDFTGHVDGRLDVDRDLKLTSQLRLRLATDNPGSPNVQAGLQRYPVYAAYGTTVGFDQTFNRFQVAAGATVDRTAYTDSKLTDGSTFSNDDRNFNQYGGVGRFSYDLKPGLKPFVEIQGDTRVHDQAADRNGYFRDSNGGYAKVGSSFEFSRILTGEISVGYAARNYTDPRLSQLAGFLTTGSLIWNASGLTTVKFFTDTQIAETTVAGSSGVLVRTYSAEVDHDFRRWLTGIGKFTYGTLDYQGQNRNDKTYSFESNLIYKLNRNIWVKGTLRHDILESSVAGSSSQGTVVLVGVRLQN, from the coding sequence GTGGGGTCGTCTCCTGGCACCGGCCGGAGCAAACGCGCGCAATTCCTGCGCGCGGCTTTGCCGTGTCTTGTCCCCTGCCTTGTGCTGACGGCCCTCGAAACTACCCCCGCGGCGGCCCAGAGCCTCACGCCCGATCTGTTCAATCCCAACCGCGGCGGCTTCGCCTCGCCCGAGACGCTGCCGACCCGTCGCACGGCGGGTGTGCCGCAGGCGCCGTCGGACGCGTTGCCGGCGCTGCCCGATCCCAGTGCCGATCCGCGCAAGGCGCGCGAGAAGCCGGCGGCCTCCCGCATCGGCCAGGTCCCGACCTATGGCCTTCCCGCCGCCACCGGCGCGAGCGGCTCCGGCTACGACTCGCTCAACCGCAAGCGGCAGCAGCCCAAGCTGTATCCCGGCCAGCCGAAGCCGAAGCGCGCGGCCGGTCCCGGCTCGCCGGTGCCGACCACAGCGCCGCCGCCGGCCACACTCGGCCTGCCGAAGATTGCACCGCCTCCGTCTGCGTCCGCCAACAAGGCGCCGGTGCCGGCGGCGATGGCGGGCACCGTGCCCGGCCAGCCGCTGCGGCGCCGTCTCAAGGCCGATGACGATCCGTTCGGAGCCGTCGGCGACTATGCCGGCAGCTTCCTGATCAAGGGCGGGCTCGAGCTCTCCACCGGCTACGACACCAATCCGACGCGCCTCAACAGGCCGGTCGGATCGCCGGTCTACGTCGTTGCACCGGATCTCCTGGTGATGTCCGACTGGGAGCGCCACGCGCTGGTGGCCGACCTGCGCGGCTCGTTCTCCGGCTACACCAACAACATGCCGGCGACGATCAACGGTCTTGCCTCGCCTTCGCCGGTCGAGGCCAACCGCCCGGATTTCACCGGCCATGTCGACGGCCGGCTCGACGTCGACCGCGACCTCAAGCTGACCTCGCAGCTGCGCCTGCGCCTCGCCACCGACAACCCCGGCAGCCCGAACGTGCAGGCCGGCCTGCAGAGATATCCCGTTTATGCCGCCTACGGCACCACGGTCGGCTTCGACCAGACCTTCAATCGTTTCCAGGTTGCCGCCGGCGCCACCGTCGATCGCACCGCCTACACGGACTCGAAGCTCACCGACGGGTCGACCTTCAGCAACGACGACCGTAACTTCAACCAGTATGGCGGCGTCGGGCGTTTCTCTTACGATCTGAAGCCGGGGCTGAAGCCGTTCGTCGAGATCCAGGGCGACACCCGCGTCCACGACCAGGCCGCCGACCGCAACGGCTACTTCCGCGATTCAAACGGCGGCTACGCCAAGGTCGGCTCGTCCTTCGAGTTCTCGCGCATCCTCACCGGCGAGATCTCGGTCGGCTATGCCGCGCGCAACTACACCGACCCGCGCCTCAGCCAGCTCGCAGGCTTCCTCACCACGGGCTCGCTGATCTGGAATGCGAGCGGGCTGACCACGGTGAAGTTCTTCACCGACACGCAGATCGCGGAGACCACGGTCGCCGGCTCCTCCGGCGTTCTGGTGCGCACTTACTCCGCCGAAGTCGACCACGACTTCCGCCGCTGGCTCACCGGCATCGGCAAGTTTACCTACGGCACGCTCGACTACCAGGGTCAGAACCGCAACGACAAGACCTACTCGTTCGAAAGCAACTTGATATACAAGCTCAACCGCAACATCTGGGTGAAGGGCACGCTGCGTCACGACATCCTGGAGTCGAGCGTGGCGGGCTCGAGCTCGCAGGGGACGGTGGTGCTGGTCGGGGTGAGGTTGCAGAACTAG